One Setaria italica strain Yugu1 chromosome I, Setaria_italica_v2.0, whole genome shotgun sequence DNA window includes the following coding sequences:
- the LOC101756810 gene encoding LOW QUALITY PROTEIN: uncharacterized protein LOC101756810 (The sequence of the model RefSeq protein was modified relative to this genomic sequence to represent the inferred CDS: deleted 2 bases in 2 codons), which produces MIKSKEEEQLKNIEGRIVANHDFNNDFLQDIGFHNDIYKLLRNIASMQFSLNGPISVYKDVAVEMFMTMKKIMQWSEETNEEIPCLSFRIKDEYCSPNLQSGSKEERDGCGVGAAHYQKRGRRKWSDGGIASFLDKDTERFEHLHEGNSRADMSKLGTSSNRMTRGRRSTSKFLFVHFGHYQRLGPLLCPRWKRALLKIGGSLLAGSASENVDPKMIPLIAREVQAASLRGVQVDRRNLFSGQLLCCGGTWAAETCIERAAACPIGMMASVTNAVLLQASLEKIGIEARVQTTLVMQDATEPYIRRRAMCHLEKGRVVIFGGIGAAMGNPLLTTDSAAALRASEVNADVLLKGLTGESETFLYGWAPGSNGDAESEHISYRKLVARRFSEMDVKAISFCEENNIPFVLFNMLEPGNISRALCGDHVGTLVDQTGRIG; this is translated from the exons ATGATAaaaagcaaggaggaagagcaaCTGAAAAATATTGAAGGGAGAATTGTTGCCAACCATGACTTCAACAATGACTTTCTTCAGGATATTGgatttcataatgatatttacAAGCTCCTGAGAAATATTGCGTCGATGCAATTCTCTCTTAATGGCCCCATCAGTGTATACAAGGATGTGGCCgtggagatgttcatgaccatgAAAAAGATCATGCAATGGAGCGAGGAGACAAATGAAGAAATTCCATGCCTATCCTTTAGAATAAAGGACGAA TACTGCTCCCCCAACCTCCAAAGCGGCAGCAAGGAGGAGAGAGACGGCTGCGGCGTGGGCGCGGCGCACTACCAGAAGCGCGGTAGGAGGAAGTGGAGCGACGGGGGCATTGCTAGCTTCCTCGACAAGGACACGGAGCGGTTCGAGCACCTGCATGAGGGGAACTCTCGGGCCGATATGTCAAAACTGGGCACCAGCAGCAACAGAATGACAAGAGGTAGAAGAAGCACGAGTAAATTTTTGTTTGTTCACTTTGGGCACTACCAGAG ATTGGGACCTCTCTTGTGTCCGAGATGGAAAAGAGCACTCTTGAAGATTGGGGGCAGTTTGCTGGCAGGGTCAGCTTCTGAAAATGTTGACCCAAAG ATGATCCCGCTAATTGCTAGAGAAGTTCAGGCCGCAAGCCTTCGTGGCGTTCAGGTAGATAGAAGAAATTTGTTTAGTGGG CAATTGCTGTGCTGTGGCGGCACTTGGGCGGCCGAAACATGCATTGAAAGGGCTGCAGCATGTCCAATAGG GATGATGGCATCAGTGACGAATGCGGTGTTGCTTCAAGCATCGCTTGAAAAGATAGGCATTGAGGCTCGAGTTCAGACAACATTGGTGATGCAAGATGCTACTGAACCATACATCAGACGACGAGCTATGTGCCATCTTGAGAAAGGAAGGGTTGTTATCTTTGGAGGGATTGGTGCTGCAATGGGAAATCCACTTTTGACAACCGACAGCGCAGCAGCCTTGAGGGCTTCTGAGG TCAACGCAGATGTACTCCTT AAAGGTTTAACTGGAGAATCTGAA ACATTTCTATATGGTTGGGCTCCTGGAAGCAATGGTGATGCAGAATCTGAACACATTTCGTATCGGAAGTTAGTGGCAAGAAGGTTCAGCGAAATGGATGTCAAAGCAATAAGCTTTTGCGAGGAGAACAACATTCCCT TTGTCCTTTTTAACATGCTGGAGCCTGGTAACATATCCAGAGCATTGTGTGGAGATCATGTAGGAACTTTGGTCGACCAGACAGGAAGGATCGGCTAA